A window from Scleropages formosus chromosome 17, fSclFor1.1, whole genome shotgun sequence encodes these proteins:
- the LOC108921812 gene encoding lymphotoxin-alpha → MQLFHNEREEVRCEMPELPDRDRPLLERDRPSALLDRDGALTLLDVAHYEYMKRRERQHTLLTCFFLFLVAALVAALVMLVHINLQNHHDCEHSAITRTDGTPARQYQRDVRCTARPNAHLTGLQKSSSVTGYLEWERERGDAHLHLFTYEEARRALVVQRSGRYSVYLHVTFLVSEESCSDGAVELQQAVFVWSDSYREDMPLLRARDSVGCGVAAWAKSLYTAGVFSLSAGDRLMVEVSPQKLVGRHEKNLFFGAFFVAPEPGEEEEEEEKICQD, encoded by the exons ATGCAGCTCTTCCACAACGAACGAGAGGAGGTACGGTGTGAAATGCCGGAGCTCCCGGACCGGGACAGACCCCTCCTAGAGCGGGACAGACCCTCCGCCCTGCTGGACCGGGACGGAGCCCTCACCCTCCTGGATGTGGCTCACTATGAGTATATGAAGCGTCGGGAGCGGCAGCACACACTCCTCACgtgtttcttcctcttcctaGTGGCAGCTCTGGTTGCTGCCCTTGTCATGCTTGTTCATATTAATTTACAGAATCACCACGACTGCGAG CACTCGGCGATAACGAGGACAGACG GGACGCCCGCGAGGCAGTACCAGCGTGACGTGAGATGTACAGCCAGGCCGAATGCACACCTGACAG GCTTGCAGAAGAGCTCCTCCGTGACCGGCTACCTGGAGTGGGAGCGCGAGCGCGGCGACGCGCATCTGCACCTGTTCACGTACGAGGAGGCGCGGCGCGCGCTCGTGGTGCAGCGCAGCGGCCGCTACTCCGTGTACCTGCACGTGACGTTCCTCGTGAGCGAGGAGTCGTGCAGCGACGGCGCAGTGGAGCTCCAGCAGGCCGTGTTCGTGTGGTCGGACAGCTACCGGGAGGATATGCCGCTCCTGCGGGCCCGGGACTCCGTGGGCTGCGGCGTGGCCGCGTGGGCTAAGTCGCTGTACACGGCGGGCGTGTTCTCGCTGTCGGCCGGGGACCGGCTCATGGTGGAGGTGTCCCCGCAGAAGCTCGTGGGGCGACACGAGAAGAACCTCTTCTTCGGGGCCTTCTTCGTGGCCCCGGAGcctggagaagaggaggaggaagaggagaagatcTGCCAGGATTAA